The proteins below come from a single Pedobacter aquae genomic window:
- a CDS encoding TonB-dependent receptor domain-containing protein, protein MKKKIFALVLFLGLVSTSFAQYQIKGRVLDSLTKTPIEYASIGVFSAADAKVVNGKISDEKGAFNITGLKAGVYNLKIDFIGYQSKSINNIKLEADKTIDFGIILLKGTAQLLSEVKIESNRNNPINKIDKQVFKADQFESAKGGTAIDVIRNMPSITVNGEGDIRLRGSTGFLILLNGKPVQTDAATLLNQIPANAIENIEIITAPSAKYDADGKSGIINITTKRGAGDGLSYVVNVNGGLPSVSNYDNKETPKRYGADATINYQKNEWELSFGGSYQQNDLAGKRVGDVNTTIGNRFTSFPSTGERSFDRTNYSARASLTYTPDKANTFNAGFYAGQRKQFRQADINYNNRTTDINTGNIINELAYYNANLVLRQGNFVLGNLDYTHSFKNKSTLTLSGLYEHAKLEGFTKNNNLNINDDTDTIQYVLNTGTSPLNAVRLKLDYAINLGKGKLESGYQLRYQEQTGSFLYQEAILGTGRFTTVPEFSDDINVVNNINAFYTQYAAKAGKLEYTGGLRYEYATRSFKANKIANPIDLNLSNLFPSLNLLYTFDKGYKLKGGFSRRVQRSTNNELNPYAEREHSETLEQGDPTILPEFINLTELGLIKDFTKGSVFATLYNQQISNVVNRVNSVYADTVLNRIYTNAGDASLWGIETGLNVKPIKWWSAYVGVNIYDYQIKGALFNNTVAVNNSGLAYSINTNHSFSAGKNTSIQFNLNYLSERPTAQGEDSRFIVPNSSVKQSFLNGRLTASLLWQNMSLGMINSNEQRITTRGRDFFTTTNYIHEKDIFMINLSFNLNPLTKKLKLPSSEFGEREF, encoded by the coding sequence ATGAAAAAGAAAATATTTGCGTTAGTACTATTTCTAGGACTTGTTTCTACCAGTTTTGCTCAATATCAAATTAAAGGTCGGGTTTTAGATTCCTTAACTAAAACACCTATAGAATATGCCAGTATTGGTGTGTTTAGTGCTGCTGATGCTAAAGTTGTAAACGGTAAAATTAGCGATGAAAAAGGCGCTTTTAACATCACAGGCTTAAAAGCTGGTGTATATAACCTTAAAATAGACTTCATCGGCTATCAATCAAAAAGCATTAATAACATCAAGCTTGAAGCTGATAAAACTATAGATTTCGGCATCATCTTACTTAAAGGTACAGCGCAATTACTTAGCGAGGTAAAAATAGAAAGTAACCGCAACAACCCTATCAATAAAATAGATAAGCAGGTTTTTAAGGCAGACCAATTTGAATCTGCTAAAGGAGGCACAGCTATAGATGTGATTAGAAATATGCCATCTATTACAGTTAATGGTGAGGGAGATATCAGATTAAGAGGCTCAACCGGTTTTCTTATTTTATTAAATGGCAAGCCTGTACAGACAGATGCCGCAACATTGCTGAATCAAATTCCAGCAAATGCCATAGAAAATATAGAAATTATTACGGCGCCATCTGCTAAATATGATGCCGATGGTAAATCTGGTATCATCAATATCACCACCAAAAGAGGTGCGGGCGATGGTTTATCTTATGTAGTGAACGTAAATGGAGGATTGCCCAGCGTTAGTAATTACGATAATAAAGAAACACCCAAAAGATACGGCGCCGATGCAACCATCAACTATCAAAAGAATGAATGGGAATTATCTTTTGGAGGCAGTTATCAGCAAAATGATTTGGCTGGTAAAAGGGTAGGAGATGTAAATACAACTATCGGGAATAGGTTTACGTCATTCCCATCAACCGGAGAGCGTAGTTTTGATAGAACCAATTACTCAGCAAGAGCGTCTTTAACCTATACTCCTGATAAAGCAAATACTTTTAATGCTGGTTTTTATGCTGGCCAAAGGAAACAATTTAGGCAGGCTGATATCAATTATAATAATCGTACTACAGATATCAATACAGGAAATATCATCAATGAGTTAGCTTATTATAATGCCAATTTGGTGCTTAGGCAAGGGAATTTTGTTTTAGGTAACCTAGATTATACACATAGCTTCAAAAATAAATCAACCTTAACTTTATCTGGTTTGTATGAGCATGCCAAACTTGAAGGCTTCACCAAAAACAACAACCTCAATATTAATGATGATACCGATACCATACAGTACGTTTTAAATACAGGAACCAGTCCTTTAAATGCGGTAAGGTTGAAATTAGATTATGCTATTAACCTAGGTAAAGGGAAATTAGAAAGTGGTTATCAGTTAAGGTATCAAGAGCAAACAGGTAGTTTCTTATACCAAGAAGCTATTTTAGGAACAGGCAGATTTACCACTGTGCCCGAGTTTAGTGATGATATCAATGTCGTCAACAACATCAATGCTTTTTACACGCAATACGCAGCAAAAGCAGGTAAATTAGAATATACCGGCGGTTTACGTTACGAGTATGCCACACGTAGTTTTAAAGCCAATAAAATTGCAAACCCTATCGATTTAAATTTGTCTAACCTTTTTCCATCTCTAAACTTACTTTACACGTTTGATAAAGGCTATAAATTAAAAGGTGGTTTTAGTAGAAGGGTGCAAAGGTCTACCAATAACGAGTTAAACCCTTATGCAGAGAGAGAACATTCTGAAACATTAGAACAGGGCGACCCTACTATCCTTCCAGAGTTTATCAATTTAACAGAGTTAGGTTTGATAAAAGATTTTACTAAAGGCTCTGTTTTTGCTACTTTATACAACCAGCAAATTAGCAATGTGGTAAACCGCGTGAATAGTGTGTATGCTGATACTGTTTTAAACAGAATTTATACCAATGCTGGCGATGCTAGCCTTTGGGGGATAGAAACAGGGCTGAATGTGAAACCTATAAAATGGTGGTCGGCCTATGTTGGCGTAAATATTTACGATTACCAAATAAAAGGGGCGCTGTTTAATAATACAGTAGCTGTAAATAATTCTGGTTTGGCCTATTCTATCAATACCAACCATAGTTTTAGTGCAGGAAAAAATACCAGCATACAGTTTAACCTTAATTATTTATCAGAACGACCAACTGCCCAAGGCGAGGATTCTAGATTTATAGTGCCTAATTCATCTGTAAAGCAAAGCTTTTTAAATGGTAGGTTAACAGCTAGCCTACTTTGGCAAAACATGAGTTTAGGGATGATTAATAGCAACGAACAACGCATCACTACCCGCGGTAGAGATTTCTTTACCACAACCAATTACATTCATGAGAAAGATATCTTCATGATTAACCTAAGCTTTAACCTAAACCCTTTAACCAAAAAGTTAAAACTACCTAGTAGCGAGTTTGGGGAGAGAGAGTTTTAA
- a CDS encoding glycoside hydrolase family 2 protein, producing MRKYRYRYFSLFLGFTFLSVFCTSIQAQTQERAKYNFNAAWKLFVGDVAEAQSPDFNDKDWKAVTLPSAWNEDAAFKLPIHEHPTGIVWYRKHFVIPASAKGNKVFLEFEGIRQAGDFYVNGKHIGFHENGITAFGFDISDVIKPGEENIIAVRIDNAWDYRERATKTKYQWSDKNFNANYGGITKNVWLHVTSKLYQTLPLFSSLQTTGPYIYGQNFNIAKKRMTLVAQTEVKNEYQEDKIFDYEVEVKDIEGKIIKLIHGGKVAIKAGETKEIKAQAALTDVNFWSWGYGYLYTINTKLKINGQLIDEVATKTGFRKVEYQNGMVYLNDRVLMMKGYAQRTSNEWPALGLSVAPWLSDYSNGLMVESNANLVRWMHIAPWKQDIESCDRVGLIQAMPAGDAEADVQGVRWQQRVQVMQDAIIYNRNAPSIFFYESGNDGISEAHMLEMKALKEKYDPHGGRAIGSREMLDSKVAEYGGEMLYINKSADIPLWATEYSRDEGLRKYWDEFSPPFHKDGDGPLYKNMPAREYNRNQDSHAIENVIRWFDYWRERPGTGKRVSSGGVNIIFSDSNTHFRGEENYRRSGEVDALRIAKDGFYAHQVMWDGWVDVENHRVHIIGHWNYQKGTVKNIYVIASGEKTELFINGKSKGYGERSHNFLFTFKNIAWEPGVIKAISYDAAGKILAQKEIKTAGEPYALRLSKMMNPVGFKADGADLVLAEVEVIDQAGNRCPTALNMINFSLEGEAEWRGGLAQGADNYILAKNLPVECGVNRVLIRSTTNAGKIMLTAKAAGLQSALLEFSSIPVKVEGGLSKEMPADGLKPLLKRGPTPLSPSYQVSGKTLEIKSIKAGANQDVSFASIDDNELSDWSNDGNLATAWITYTFKEASVVNELNLKLNNFRTRIYPLQIKVDDQVVFEGNTQKSLGYFKAICKPVKGKTLTIRLMRENSGKDDSQIAAEMGGKKLDDGIARNDANAKGKLSIIEVEIIQIVK from the coding sequence ATGAGAAAATATAGATACCGCTATTTTAGCCTTTTTCTTGGGTTTACATTTTTAAGTGTATTTTGTACAAGTATTCAGGCGCAAACCCAAGAAAGAGCTAAATACAATTTTAATGCTGCATGGAAACTTTTTGTTGGAGATGTAGCAGAAGCACAATCACCAGATTTTAACGATAAAGATTGGAAAGCAGTTACATTGCCAAGTGCTTGGAATGAAGATGCCGCTTTTAAACTACCTATTCATGAGCATCCAACAGGGATAGTTTGGTATAGAAAGCACTTTGTTATACCAGCATCAGCTAAAGGAAATAAAGTTTTTTTAGAATTTGAAGGTATTAGGCAAGCCGGAGATTTTTATGTAAACGGTAAACATATTGGCTTTCATGAAAATGGTATCACAGCTTTTGGTTTTGATATTAGCGATGTTATAAAACCCGGTGAAGAAAATATTATTGCCGTAAGGATAGATAATGCCTGGGATTACAGAGAGCGAGCTACAAAAACCAAATACCAGTGGAGCGATAAAAACTTTAATGCCAATTACGGTGGTATCACTAAAAATGTTTGGCTACACGTTACTAGCAAGCTTTATCAAACTTTGCCTTTATTCTCTTCTTTACAAACTACAGGACCATACATTTATGGGCAAAATTTTAATATAGCTAAGAAGAGAATGACTTTAGTAGCCCAAACTGAGGTTAAAAATGAATATCAGGAAGATAAAATATTTGATTATGAAGTTGAAGTAAAAGATATAGAAGGGAAAATCATTAAACTAATCCATGGAGGTAAAGTAGCCATTAAGGCCGGAGAAACTAAAGAAATTAAGGCTCAAGCTGCTTTAACAGATGTTAATTTTTGGAGTTGGGGTTACGGATATTTATACACCATCAATACCAAATTAAAAATAAACGGCCAGCTGATAGATGAAGTGGCTACCAAAACCGGTTTTAGAAAGGTAGAATACCAAAATGGCATGGTTTACCTTAACGATAGAGTTTTGATGATGAAAGGCTATGCTCAACGCACCAGTAATGAGTGGCCCGCTTTAGGGCTTTCTGTAGCGCCTTGGTTAAGTGATTACAGCAATGGCTTGATGGTAGAAAGCAATGCTAATTTGGTTAGATGGATGCATATTGCCCCTTGGAAACAAGATATTGAATCTTGTGATAGAGTTGGCTTAATACAAGCTATGCCTGCTGGCGATGCTGAAGCCGATGTACAAGGCGTAAGATGGCAGCAGCGTGTTCAGGTGATGCAAGATGCCATAATCTATAACAGAAATGCACCAAGTATTTTCTTTTACGAGAGTGGTAACGATGGGATTAGTGAGGCACACATGCTTGAAATGAAAGCATTAAAAGAAAAGTACGACCCACACGGAGGAAGAGCGATAGGTTCTAGGGAAATGCTAGACAGCAAAGTGGCAGAGTATGGTGGCGAGATGTTATACATCAACAAAAGTGCTGATATACCTTTATGGGCAACAGAATATTCTAGGGACGAAGGCTTAAGAAAATATTGGGATGAATTTAGTCCGCCTTTTCATAAAGATGGCGATGGGCCTCTTTACAAAAATATGCCAGCCAGAGAGTATAACAGAAACCAAGATTCTCATGCCATAGAAAACGTTATCAGGTGGTTTGATTATTGGCGAGAAAGACCTGGTACCGGAAAACGTGTAAGTTCTGGCGGTGTAAACATCATTTTCTCTGATTCTAATACCCACTTCAGAGGGGAAGAAAATTACCGAAGAAGCGGCGAGGTTGATGCACTTAGAATTGCTAAAGATGGTTTTTACGCCCACCAAGTGATGTGGGATGGCTGGGTTGATGTAGAAAATCATCGGGTACATATTATTGGGCATTGGAATTATCAAAAAGGAACGGTTAAAAACATATATGTTATTGCTTCCGGAGAAAAAACTGAGCTATTCATCAATGGTAAATCAAAAGGTTATGGAGAGCGCAGCCATAATTTCTTATTCACTTTTAAGAATATTGCTTGGGAACCTGGTGTCATAAAAGCTATTAGTTACGATGCAGCCGGTAAAATATTAGCTCAAAAAGAAATAAAAACTGCTGGCGAGCCTTATGCTTTGCGTTTAAGTAAGATGATGAATCCCGTTGGCTTTAAAGCCGATGGCGCAGATTTAGTTTTGGCAGAAGTTGAGGTTATTGATCAAGCAGGAAACCGTTGTCCTACGGCTTTAAACATGATTAATTTTAGTTTGGAAGGCGAAGCCGAGTGGCGAGGTGGTTTAGCACAGGGCGCTGATAATTATATTTTAGCCAAGAATTTACCGGTTGAGTGTGGTGTAAACCGAGTTTTAATTCGCTCTACCACCAACGCTGGTAAGATAATGTTAACCGCAAAAGCAGCAGGTTTACAAAGTGCCTTACTAGAATTTAGTTCTATCCCGGTTAAGGTAGAAGGCGGTTTGTCAAAAGAAATGCCAGCTGATGGTTTAAAGCCTCTATTAAAAAGAGGGCCAACACCATTAAGTCCATCTTATCAAGTGTCTGGAAAAACTTTAGAAATTAAGTCTATTAAAGCAGGTGCAAATCAAGATGTCTCTTTTGCAAGTATAGATGATAATGAATTAAGCGATTGGTCTAACGATGGTAATTTAGCTACCGCTTGGATTACTTATACATTTAAAGAAGCTTCAGTAGTAAATGAGCTTAATCTTAAGCTTAATAATTTCAGAACTAGGATTTATCCACTTCAAATAAAGGTTGATGATCAAGTGGTTTTTGAGGGCAATACCCAAAAAAGTTTAGGCTATTTTAAAGCTATTTGCAAACCTGTAAAAGGCAAAACACTAACTATTAGGTTAATGCGGGAGAACTCTGGTAAAGATGATAGCCAGATTGCAGCAGAAATGGGAGGTAAAAAGTTGGATGATGGTATAGCAAGAAATGATGCAAATGCAAAAGGTAAGCTCAGCATCATTGAGGTAGAGATTATTCAAATAGTTAAATAA
- the katG gene encoding catalase/peroxidase HPI, with the protein MEEKKDLKTTLADVNEGGAAKCPFSSGALRKSAGGGTRNSDWWPNQLKLNILRQHSNLSDPMDKDFNYAEEFKSLDLNAVKQDIYELMTTSQDWWPADYGHYGPFFIRMAWHSAGTYRIADGRGGAGAGTQRFAPLNSWPDNANLDKARLLLWPIKQKYGKKLSWADLMILAGNCALESMGFKTFGFGGGRDDVWEPEEDIYWGSEAEWLGDKRYSGDRHLENPLAAVQMGLIYVNPEGPNGNPDPLASARDIRETFARMAMNDEETVALIAGGHTFGKTHGAADPSKYVGKEPAGAGIEEQSQGWKNTYGTGNGEDTITSGLEGAWTTTPTKWSNNYFENLFGFEWELTKSPAGAHQWRPKNGAGEGTVPDAHNSAKKHAPFMLTTDLALRIDPAYEKISRRFYENPDEFADAFARAWFKLTHRDMGPKSRYLGPEVPAEELIWQDPVPAVTHKLIDSQDIAALKASILASGLSVSELVSTAWASASTFRGSDKRGGANGARIRLTPQKYWEVNNPSQLAKVLDKLELIQRDFNAAQTDGKLVSLADLIVLGGCAGIEQAAKNAGFHVEVPFTPGRTDASQEQTDVDSFAVLEPHADGFRNYLKTHHTASPEELLVDKAQLLTLTTPEMTALVGGLRVLNANFDGSKHGVFTNRTAVLSNDFFVNLLDFGTTWQATADAKNVFEGRDRKTGAVKWTGTRVDLIFGSNSELRAIAEVYGCADGQEKFVKDFVAAWNKVMNLDRFELA; encoded by the coding sequence ATGGAAGAGAAAAAAGATTTAAAAACAACCTTAGCTGATGTTAATGAAGGCGGCGCAGCAAAATGCCCTTTCTCTAGCGGAGCACTTAGAAAAAGTGCAGGCGGTGGTACCAGAAACAGCGACTGGTGGCCAAATCAATTAAAGTTAAATATTCTTCGTCAGCACTCTAATTTGTCTGACCCTATGGATAAGGATTTTAATTATGCCGAAGAATTTAAATCTTTAGACCTTAACGCTGTTAAGCAAGATATATATGAGTTAATGACTACCTCGCAAGACTGGTGGCCGGCAGATTACGGTCATTACGGTCCGTTTTTTATTCGTATGGCATGGCATAGTGCCGGTACTTATCGTATTGCCGACGGAAGAGGTGGTGCAGGAGCAGGAACACAACGTTTTGCGCCTTTAAACAGTTGGCCAGATAATGCCAACTTAGATAAAGCAAGATTATTACTTTGGCCTATCAAACAAAAATATGGCAAGAAACTTTCTTGGGCAGATTTAATGATTTTAGCAGGTAACTGTGCGCTAGAATCTATGGGTTTCAAAACTTTTGGTTTTGGTGGTGGCCGTGATGATGTTTGGGAACCAGAAGAAGATATTTATTGGGGTTCTGAGGCAGAGTGGTTAGGCGATAAGCGTTATAGTGGCGACCGTCATTTAGAAAACCCTCTTGCTGCTGTACAAATGGGTTTAATTTATGTTAACCCAGAAGGACCAAATGGTAACCCAGACCCACTAGCTTCTGCTCGTGATATTCGTGAAACTTTTGCCCGTATGGCGATGAACGACGAAGAAACAGTTGCTTTAATAGCTGGTGGACATACCTTTGGTAAAACACACGGCGCTGCCGACCCTAGCAAATATGTGGGTAAAGAACCTGCAGGAGCCGGGATAGAAGAGCAAAGCCAAGGCTGGAAAAACACTTACGGCACTGGAAACGGTGAAGATACCATTACCAGCGGATTAGAAGGTGCGTGGACAACTACGCCTACAAAATGGAGTAATAATTACTTTGAAAATCTTTTTGGTTTTGAGTGGGAATTAACTAAAAGCCCTGCCGGAGCACACCAATGGAGACCAAAAAATGGCGCTGGCGAAGGTACTGTACCTGATGCACATAACTCAGCTAAAAAACATGCTCCGTTTATGCTAACTACAGATTTAGCTTTAAGGATAGACCCAGCTTACGAAAAAATATCAAGACGTTTTTACGAAAACCCTGATGAATTTGCAGATGCTTTTGCAAGAGCATGGTTTAAATTAACGCACCGCGATATGGGACCAAAATCTCGTTATTTAGGTCCAGAAGTACCTGCGGAAGAATTAATTTGGCAAGATCCAGTTCCGGCTGTAACACATAAATTAATAGATAGCCAAGATATTGCTGCTTTAAAAGCAAGTATACTAGCATCAGGATTAAGCGTCTCAGAATTGGTATCTACAGCTTGGGCTTCTGCTTCTACTTTCAGAGGTTCTGATAAACGTGGTGGCGCTAATGGTGCTCGTATACGTTTAACGCCTCAGAAATATTGGGAAGTTAACAATCCTTCTCAATTAGCTAAAGTGTTAGATAAATTAGAGCTAATACAAAGAGACTTTAATGCAGCTCAAACTGATGGAAAATTAGTTTCTCTTGCTGATTTAATTGTACTGGGTGGATGTGCAGGTATTGAGCAAGCTGCGAAAAATGCTGGCTTCCATGTTGAAGTACCTTTCACTCCTGGTCGTACAGATGCTTCTCAAGAACAAACAGATGTTGATTCTTTTGCAGTTTTAGAGCCACATGCTGATGGTTTCCGCAACTATTTAAAAACACATCATACCGCTTCACCAGAAGAGTTATTGGTAGATAAAGCACAACTTTTAACACTTACTACACCAGAAATGACTGCTTTAGTTGGTGGTTTACGTGTATTAAACGCAAACTTTGATGGTTCTAAACATGGTGTATTTACCAACCGTACAGCAGTATTATCTAATGATTTCTTTGTGAATTTATTAGACTTTGGCACCACATGGCAAGCTACAGCAGATGCTAAAAATGTATTTGAAGGTAGAGACCGTAAAACTGGCGCTGTAAAATGGACAGGTACAAGAGTAGACTTAATTTTTGGTTCTAATTCTGAATTAAGAGCTATTGCAGAAGTTTATGGATGTGCAGACGGACAAGAAAAATTTGTAAAAGACTTTGTTGCCGCTTGGAACAAAGTAATGAATCTTGACCGTTTTGAATTAGCTTAA
- a CDS encoding Fic family protein, with the protein MDKKLEFGGAAFQQIMKQLSIIDSFKGNWQAIELKNSKHLKELRKIATIESIGSSTRIEGATLTDAEVEKLLKSVKITKLTTREQQEVVGYYDTLQIILENYQDLELTERYIHQLHGILLKHSGKDQSHKGKYKALSNQVVANYPDGTQRTIFRTTEPAMTAKEMEELLRWVNERFEKADMHPVMITAAFVYEFLSIHPYQNGNGRLSRLMTTLLLMQQGYEFTQYVSFEHIIEERKDDYYRALMEGQKNRYNPDERIDQWVLFFLDCLVTLIRRLEAKYQIYSKLSKELNDRQQSVLEFVKKQKKVQISEIEEALQGHSRNTLKKDMAYLVNEGLVLKTGEGKGTRYHYQE; encoded by the coding sequence ATGGATAAGAAGTTAGAATTTGGTGGTGCTGCTTTTCAGCAGATCATGAAGCAGCTGAGCATCATAGATAGCTTTAAAGGCAATTGGCAGGCTATTGAATTAAAAAACAGCAAACATCTTAAAGAGCTTAGGAAGATAGCAACTATAGAAAGTATTGGATCGTCTACCCGTATAGAAGGAGCAACCTTAACAGATGCCGAAGTAGAGAAATTGTTGAAATCCGTAAAAATTACAAAACTTACTACACGTGAACAGCAGGAGGTTGTTGGCTATTATGATACCTTGCAGATTATACTTGAAAATTATCAGGATTTAGAACTTACGGAAAGATATATTCATCAGCTACATGGTATCTTATTGAAGCATAGCGGAAAAGATCAGAGCCATAAAGGGAAATATAAAGCACTTTCCAACCAGGTGGTTGCCAATTATCCCGACGGTACACAGCGAACAATCTTCAGGACTACAGAACCAGCTATGACTGCAAAAGAAATGGAAGAATTGCTGAGATGGGTAAATGAACGGTTTGAAAAAGCAGATATGCATCCCGTGATGATTACAGCAGCTTTTGTGTATGAGTTTTTGTCCATTCACCCTTACCAGAATGGCAATGGCCGGTTATCCCGTTTGATGACCACGTTGTTGTTGATGCAGCAAGGCTATGAATTTACGCAATATGTATCTTTTGAACATATCATAGAAGAACGTAAAGACGACTACTATAGAGCCTTGATGGAAGGTCAGAAGAACCGGTATAACCCAGATGAAAGGATAGACCAATGGGTATTATTCTTTTTGGATTGTTTGGTGACACTCATCAGGCGATTGGAAGCCAAATATCAGATTTACAGCAAGCTATCAAAAGAGTTGAACGATAGACAGCAATCTGTACTTGAATTTGTGAAGAAACAGAAAAAGGTACAGATAAGCGAGATAGAAGAAGCTTTACAAGGTCATTCAAGAAATACCCTGAAAAAAGATATGGCTTACCTTGTTAATGAGGGTTTGGTGCTGAAAACCGGCGAAGGAAAAGGAACCAGATATCATTACCAAGAGTAG
- the kefF gene encoding glutathione-regulated potassium-efflux system oxidoreductase KefF, producing MASVLIIFAHPVYEKSRVNQYLVKAVKGLKQVTFHDLYELYPDFDIDIKKEQKLLAKHDIIVLQHPFYWYSMPPLLKQWLDLVLEYGWAYGKEGTQLRNKKLFNAITTGGTFEAYQKEGHNRYTIPELLYPLDQTAFLCKMTYYPPFIIHGTHRLTDVEMQQFAQDYQQIITGLRDDLFLEDDLVSAAYMNNLIDKPYSL from the coding sequence ATGGCTTCGGTACTTATCATATTTGCACATCCGGTTTATGAGAAATCTCGGGTAAACCAATATTTGGTAAAAGCAGTAAAAGGTTTAAAGCAAGTTACTTTTCATGATTTGTATGAACTTTACCCAGATTTTGACATCGATATCAAAAAAGAACAAAAATTATTAGCCAAGCATGATATTATTGTGCTACAGCACCCCTTTTACTGGTATAGCATGCCTCCGCTTTTAAAGCAGTGGCTAGATTTAGTATTAGAATATGGATGGGCTTATGGCAAAGAGGGTACTCAACTGAGAAATAAAAAGCTGTTTAATGCTATAACTACTGGCGGTACTTTTGAAGCTTATCAAAAAGAAGGTCATAATCGTTATACCATTCCAGAGCTTTTATATCCATTAGACCAAACTGCTTTTTTATGTAAAATGACTTATTATCCGCCTTTCATTATTCATGGTACGCATCGTCTAACTGATGTTGAAATGCAGCAATTTGCTCAAGATTATCAACAAATCATTACAGGCTTAAGAGATGATTTATTTCTAGAGGATGATTTGGTAAGTGCTGCTTATATGAATAACTTAATTGACAAACCTTACTCGCTATAG
- a CDS encoding winged helix-turn-helix domain-containing protein encodes MKEVLKDLDKAFENRIRLGIMSALVVNDYIDYTSLKELLDVTDGNLASHLKSLEKCGYVSYEKAFVDRKPNTNYTATEKGKEAFIKHIKAIEQLLQ; translated from the coding sequence GTGAAGGAAGTCTTAAAAGATTTAGACAAAGCATTTGAAAACAGAATTCGGTTAGGAATTATGTCTGCCTTGGTTGTAAACGACTATATAGATTATACTTCCTTGAAAGAGCTTCTAGATGTTACCGATGGTAACTTAGCTAGCCATTTAAAATCTTTAGAGAAATGTGGTTATGTAAGCTATGAGAAAGCCTTTGTAGACCGTAAACCTAATACCAATTACACTGCAACAGAAAAAGGTAAAGAAGCATTTATCAAACATATAAAAGCGATAGAGCAACTTCTGCAATAG
- a CDS encoding GreA/GreB family elongation factor: MTKEQLILGLKEHQLLEKHFKTSVLSDFNRKKLMEELKHASIIKTGNLPENVIGLYAQVVIEDLTSKKTFSFQIVPVEEANMKENKISVFSPMAIAVLGYQEGVKVSWEMPSGIQNFIIKRVAQP, from the coding sequence ATGACAAAAGAACAATTAATATTAGGTTTAAAAGAACATCAATTACTAGAAAAACATTTCAAAACCTCAGTACTTTCTGATTTTAACAGAAAAAAACTCATGGAAGAGCTTAAGCATGCAAGTATTATTAAAACAGGCAACCTTCCAGAAAACGTTATTGGTTTATACGCTCAAGTAGTTATTGAGGATTTAACAAGTAAGAAAACCTTTTCTTTTCAGATTGTTCCTGTAGAAGAAGCCAATATGAAAGAAAATAAAATATCAGTATTTAGCCCTATGGCGATAGCGGTATTAGGCTATCAGGAAGGTGTAAAAGTAAGCTGGGAAATGCCTAGCGGGATACAAAATTTCATCATTAAAAGGGTTGCTCAACCCTAA